The Styela clava chromosome 2, kaStyClav1.hap1.2, whole genome shotgun sequence genome contains a region encoding:
- the LOC120335692 gene encoding formylglycine-generating enzyme-like: MLLKLVLFILILCTYDISCEENAERNQMNDANGDKNKDKSCGCDKLSRKKDDQDAEVDDVVIETEGEPEITHLKVGEKFSAKMVLIPAGPFKMGTDNSPVPPADGEGPLRTVTLDDYYIDETEVSNEQFEQFVDETGLITEAEKFGNSFVLENFISEKTKKDISQAVAQAPWWLPVDKASWRYPEGLDSDIRKRMDHPVVHVSWNDATAYCKWAEKRLPTEAEWEKAARGGLKDRLFPWGNKPNPKDQHRMNIWQGEFPKTNTEEDGYSSTAPVLTYEPNKYQLYNMVGNVWEWVQDWWTIDHSANPVENPSGPKTGTDKVKKGGSYLCHKDYCYRYRCAARSQNTPDSSASNLGFRCAADKLPKYLQPEEISKHTEL; this comes from the coding sequence ATGTTAttaaaattggttttgttcatcTTGATCTTATGCACCTATGATATTTCTTGTGAAGAAAATGCAGAACGAAACCAAATGAACGATGCAAATGGGGACAAAAATAAAGATAAGAGTTGTGGCTGTGATAAGCTTAGTAGGAAAAAGGATGATCAAGATGCAGAAGTTGATGATGTTGTAATAGAAACTGAAGGTGAACCTGAGATCACACACCTTAAGGTCGGTGAAAAATTCTCTGCCAAAATGGTATTAATTCCAGCAGGCCCCTTCAAAATGGGTACAGACAATTCACCCGTACCACCTGCTGATGGAGAAGGTCCATTACGAACAGTCACGTTGGATGACTATTATATTGATGAAACTGAGGTTAGCAATGAACAATTTGAGCAATTTGTTGATGAAACTGGGCTTATCACAGAAGCCGAAAAGTTTGGGAATTCATTTGTACTTGAAAATTTCATCAGtgaaaaaacgaaaaaagaTATAAGTCAAGCCGTTGCCCAAGCTCCTTGGTGGCTACCTGTGGATAAAGCATCGTGGCGCTATCCTGAAGGTTTGGATAGTGACATTAGGAAACGAATGGATCATCCCGTTGTTCATGTATCATGGAATGATGCGACAGCTTATTGCAAATGGGCTGAAAAGAGGCTTCCAACGGAGGCAGAATGGGAGAAGGCGGCAAGAGGGGGGCTGAAAGATAGACTTTTTCCTTGGGGCAATAAACCCAATCCTAAAGACCAACACAGGATGAATATTTGGCAAGGCGAATTTCCTAAAACAAATACTGAAGAAGATGGATATTCATCCACAGCACCTGTTTTAACATATGAGCCAAATAAATATCAACTTTATAATATGGTTGGAAATGTATGGGAATGGGTGCAAGACTGGTGGACAATTGATCATAGTGCAAACCCAGTTGAAAATCCAAGTGGCCCGAAAACTGGTACTGATAAAGTAAAGAAAGGAGGCTCGTACTTGTGCCATAAAGATTATTGTTATAGATATAGATGTGCTGCACGAAGCCAAAATACACCAGATAGTTCAGCTTCAAATTTAGGATTTCGGTGTGCTGCTGACAAACTCCCTAAATATTTACAGCCAGAGGAAATATCTAAGCATACTGaactataa
- the LOC120335693 gene encoding putative tRNA(His) guanylyltransferase — protein sequence MAKSRFEYVKHFEILDECLRNCWIVVRVDGKNFHKFSVAHNFKKPNDDNALDLMNESACGVMRLFHDIILAYGASDEYSFVFKKATKTYNRRASKLSSTVVSQFSSSYTFHWTKYFPNQKLLYPPVFDSRVVLYPSDMNMRDYLSWRQADCHINNLFNTCFWNLVHDGMTTKQAEASLKGTNSSEKNELLFSKFRTNYNDLPQVYRKGTIILRKKGCADYSKKDELFQPNSNSRFEVLHEDIIGQDFWTEHADLLT from the exons ATGGCAAAAAGTAGATTTGAATATGTTAAGCACTTTGAAATACTGGATGAGTGTTTGAGAAACTGTTGGATTGTTGTCCGAGTTGATGGAAAGAACTTTCATAAGTTTTCTGTTGCACATAACTTTAAGAAGCCTAATGATGATAATGCTCTTGATCTTATGAACGAATCTGCATGTGGAGTAATGAGGCTATTTCATGATATTATATTAGCCTATGGAGCTAGTGATGAATATTCTTTTGTGTTTAAAAAAGCAACAAAGACTTACAACAGACGAGCAAG CAAACTATCATCCACTGTGGTCTCACAATTTTCAAGTTCTTATACTTTTCATTGGACGAAGTATTTCCCAAATCAAAAGCTCCTTTATCCGCCTGTCTTTGATTCTAGAGTTGTGTTATATCCATCCGACATGAATATGAGAGACTATCTGAGCTGGCGTCAAGCTGATT gtCACATTAATAATCTTTTCAACACCTGCTTTTGGAATTTGGTACATGATGGTATGACAACAAAGCAAGCTGAAGCATCTCtcaag GGAACCAACTCATCTGAGAAAAACGAATTGTTGTTTTCGAAATTTAGAACAAATTACAATGATCTTCCTCAAGTCTACCGCAAGGGGACgataattttgagaaaaaag GGTTGTGCAGATTATTCGAAGAAAGATGAACTTTTTCAACCAAACTCAAACAGCAGATTTGAAGTACTACACGAAGATATCATAGGACAAGACTTTTGGACAGAACATGCTGACCTTCTGACCTGA
- the LOC120336904 gene encoding uncharacterized protein LOC120336904, translating to MNIAMLITLVTVISFFTLCEARSIRTKRQSGAMWQLQRRRRDLWETYKRLQIIYNRIRSEDSIKYVPTSVASDGSRSNGEGAFAMISHILGPDFPIYLDDMPTAHHQRMGRMVQESLIPRRNAAVRQRTVQLPSVSRGASIEVINSNTNTRNLQLARSFAGNGFILKVVTDADKVKEGGRKKNPRSVNEVIHLCGQINHELRNKSLKLRCEVFLKNES from the exons ATGAACATCGCGATGCTCATCACACTTGTTACCGTCATTTCGTTCTTCACACTGTGCGAAGCTAGAAGCATTAGAAC AAAACGTCAATCTGGAGCAATGTGGCAACTTCAACGACGTAGAAGAGATCTATGGGAAACCTACAAACGTTTACAAATAATATACAACCGAATTCGATCAGAAGATTCAATCAAATACGTACCCACTAGCGTTGCCAGTGATGGAAGCCGTTCAAATGGCGAAGGAGCTTTTGCAATGATCTCTCATATTTTAGGACCCGATTTCCCTATATATCTGGATGATATGCCAACAGCACATCATCAAAGAATGGGCAGAATGGTACAGGAGAGTCTTATTCCTCGTCGAAACGCTGCCGTCAGGCAAAGGACGGTACAACTACCCAGTGTATCCCGCGGAGCTAGTATCGAAGTGATTAATTCCAATACCAATACCAGAAATCTCCAATTGGCTAGGTCGTTTGCCGGTAACGGTTTCATTCTCAAGGTTGTCACTGATGCGGATAAAGTTAAAGAAGGCGGCCGGAAGAAAAATCCGAGAAGTGTCAATGAAGTTATTCACTTGTGTGGACAAATTAACCATGAACTGAGGAATAAGAGTTTGAAATTAAGATGtgaagtatttttaaaaaacgaaAGCTAG